One genomic window of Neochlamydia sp. AcF84 includes the following:
- the groL gene encoding chaperonin GroEL (60 kDa chaperone family; promotes refolding of misfolded polypeptides especially under stressful conditions; forms two stacked rings of heptamers to form a barrel-shaped 14mer; ends can be capped by GroES; misfolded proteins enter the barrel where they are refolded when GroES binds), whose protein sequence is MPKLLQFNEEALKSILKGVRTLAKAVKVTLGPKGRNVVINKGFGSPLSTKDGVTVAKEITLKDKFENMGAQLVKEVASKTSDIAGDGTTTAIVLAEALFSAGVKNVTAGANPMMIKRGMDQAVNVTCQALDQLACPINTPEEVKQIATISANNDSSIGAIIAEAMEKVGKDGIISVAEAKGIETTLDVVEGMQFDKGYLSPYFVSNPENMTVELSNAAILITDKKLSTVKDVVPFLEKVMEQGTRPLLIIADDVDGEALATLVVNKLKAGLPICAVKAPGFGDRRKAMLEDMAILTGATLVSEETGLRIDQVDSEVLGHAKTIKVSKEETVIIDGAGELKKIKERENQIKAQINHPAVSTYDKEKLEERLAKLVGGVAVINVGAATETELKEKKARVEDALHATRAAVAEGIVPGGGVALLRAIKSLESLKLSSDEAIGVNLVLQAAYAPATAIANNCGKQGNLIAEKVYEFKGALGYNGLTDEFTDLIKAGVIDPVRVTKTALINASSIASLLLTTAAMITDKPKPKSAMAGAPGMGDMGGMGGMGMGGMGGMGGMGGMDMM, encoded by the coding sequence ATGCCAAAACTATTGCAATTTAACGAAGAAGCTCTAAAGTCCATCCTTAAAGGTGTGCGGACTTTAGCTAAAGCAGTCAAAGTAACCCTGGGTCCCAAAGGACGCAATGTGGTGATCAACAAAGGCTTTGGTTCTCCACTATCTACCAAAGACGGAGTAACCGTTGCTAAAGAAATTACTTTGAAAGACAAATTTGAGAATATGGGCGCACAACTTGTTAAAGAGGTGGCCTCTAAAACTTCCGATATAGCTGGCGATGGAACGACTACAGCCATTGTGCTTGCTGAAGCTCTTTTTAGTGCGGGTGTTAAAAATGTGACTGCTGGTGCCAACCCCATGATGATCAAGCGTGGCATGGATCAAGCAGTGAATGTAACTTGCCAAGCTTTAGATCAGTTAGCTTGCCCTATTAATACTCCCGAAGAAGTCAAGCAAATTGCTACTATTTCTGCTAATAATGATAGTAGTATAGGTGCCATTATTGCCGAAGCAATGGAAAAAGTTGGCAAAGATGGCATTATTTCAGTAGCCGAAGCCAAAGGTATTGAAACTACATTGGATGTGGTCGAAGGCATGCAATTTGATAAGGGCTATTTGTCTCCTTATTTTGTTTCTAACCCAGAAAACATGACGGTAGAATTATCCAACGCCGCTATCTTAATCACCGATAAAAAATTATCTACAGTTAAAGATGTGGTGCCTTTTCTAGAAAAAGTGATGGAACAAGGAACAAGGCCTCTTCTTATTATCGCTGATGATGTAGATGGAGAAGCTTTAGCCACTTTAGTTGTCAATAAACTTAAAGCCGGTCTTCCCATTTGCGCCGTTAAAGCCCCAGGATTTGGAGATCGTCGTAAGGCTATGCTTGAAGATATGGCTATTCTTACTGGTGCAACGTTAGTTTCCGAAGAAACAGGCCTCCGCATTGATCAAGTAGATAGCGAAGTTTTAGGACACGCTAAGACAATCAAAGTTTCTAAAGAAGAAACAGTAATTATTGATGGAGCCGGTGAGCTGAAAAAGATTAAAGAAAGAGAAAATCAGATTAAAGCTCAGATCAATCATCCAGCTGTCTCAACTTACGATAAAGAAAAACTTGAAGAGCGCTTAGCAAAATTAGTAGGCGGAGTGGCTGTCATCAATGTAGGAGCAGCTACCGAAACAGAACTTAAAGAGAAAAAAGCTCGAGTGGAAGATGCCCTTCATGCAACGCGCGCAGCAGTAGCAGAAGGAATTGTTCCAGGGGGAGGAGTAGCTCTTTTACGTGCTATCAAGAGCTTAGAATCACTCAAATTATCTAGCGATGAAGCAATCGGAGTAAATCTAGTCCTTCAAGCTGCTTATGCACCAGCTACGGCTATTGCCAATAATTGCGGCAAGCAAGGGAATTTAATTGCCGAAAAAGTCTATGAATTTAAGGGAGCCTTAGGATATAACGGCTTAACCGATGAGTTTACAGATTTGATTAAAGCAGGCGTAATCGATCCTGTACGTGTAACTAAAACAGCTTTAATTAACGCCTCTTCGATAGCCTCTCTTCTTTTAACTACCGCTGCAATGATTACCGATAAACCAAAACCTAAATCTGCTATGGCCGGCGCCCCCGGTATGGGCGATATGGGTGGCATGGGTGGTATGGGTATGGGTGGCATGGGCGGTATGGGTGGTATGGGCGGCATGGACATGATGTAA
- a CDS encoding FmdB family zinc ribbon protein, protein MPTYAYHCTSCNANHEAFQKISEEPLKICLSCGKPTLQRGPGGGIGLAFKGKGFYINDYGKGASSGEEKASSPDSCACGKNKCE, encoded by the coding sequence ATGCCTACATATGCCTATCATTGTACAAGTTGTAATGCTAATCATGAAGCCTTTCAAAAGATTAGCGAAGAACCTTTGAAAATATGCCTATCTTGTGGAAAGCCTACCTTGCAAAGAGGCCCAGGAGGAGGGATTGGATTAGCATTCAAAGGAAAGGGATTTTACATTAACGATTACGGAAAAGGCGCCTCTTCTGGCGAAGAAAAAGCTTCTAGCCCTGATAGCTGTGCCTGCGGCAAGAATAAATGCGAATAA
- a CDS encoding ankyrin repeat domain-containing protein, whose product MSSCDHLLAWQLQVHEYKKCLQANSPNSSGNVEGSLQGRTFWRLSQGKTLNYKVRNVPGDRDCFFHAVNKRNLSRDSLIKKLEAKAQDKDVRKAFASEIRQFLYLGCTGGHEDSAEQEAFKNIVEEEFRALIKKLAQSENILRELINKAREELGKEDTKGRRPDELLELLQGNESTLAQEFSNAYQTRMKIDKEIISYCSDESIYKAYVKYYLQIGRGYIPFARRLEGEDFKTPIDIINELFQMNIQVFLEDRSRVTKKQPGHPIPILHNGTNHFLRLEEQDPHVVMNPRIGEIIDKKPPSAKPKEFEMDPLLQAGYRGTIYQLLVLIAKITELLVQRTSFEAMFEAKGNGNLDDIIIVHKNEKNIDCKLQAFQVKHYEAKISAELFINKKNEKTKKKNSKNAKMHIGKFFHGWLSLKEKYPTLKDEDRESIIYTNTTLDSTLNKCVKNDVFSEKFIEGKESVNLQTRRIKGKNFYTIIEDQAWDYLKDKKLYPEIVEKRKKALFQQFLRSFRFKVGEKDYDPLIKSIIANLSIICDKRFGEVHPGQLFPHLYYAIGEWFVHNHKGSRNTSELTNDILIELMDSYQIRFHDAVKLQGVTEATLSNISYTCENQIIRRKELDELEHAMSKPGLVTVVGDKGIGKSGLVKQALAKRLPLEYLFISTEALIKDIKLKKKILKVLEQVEMVRLIVLDSAEALLPPFPKDDVQHLLRSLLQSQRTVILTLTPIAYDELAIQQVSHRLDVQPLPIEALLKVFPQLKPYQEIGPLIELARIPFYLKIILELISQNQEELNRIVKAKNTALDAQLIKQVVKGRDKNLGKERQMVWKQLASTLAQSLERTRNVVALKQTSIVVLKDGRYVFSHDLFFEHGLMAFWLDDWRLSCIKQKTLNFWKKLPKYLEFNSPIAVLAKWFSLHKEKLEPDLLEHAKELSTAPVFESIVAMAIVTEDKKLLEALLEHRNEGPMQKRAVDSNVMLAIFHNSPEALKALFKLGEPAHHPEAGTLLLLSESACYSQHRQNADLSSEESSSDESSIDWGVNSEDDSSEDFSYSESEEVEEESPMERFCGHVAKYWSAGFYEEPDYLDDEGEWIKNPSFQPLPRNDTSYLHQAVLLNRRDCLYILLDQYEEPQMINFCNDCEETLLHLGILVEATDVVELLLDKGALVNMEDYWGETPLHNVAYTGNIQLAELLLQRGANPNTLSTAGLTPLQIAVVRLDLQMVKLFLTYEGDLSIKPFHSEEITAADLLDHLNYNNPQEKMEEFVIELIETLHFGWNQEMNEIDEDKREIVVDLMTLIEHRAQLSEEVPEFDYYDSETELDYTLNTYNSKIGELTSDILDDPERIAKVLESEAVANLKQDLVKDWLEEADEEQYQNLKDYAEEYDDPETLAWIQEYEPESEEDV is encoded by the coding sequence ATGTCATCCTGCGATCATTTATTAGCCTGGCAGCTGCAAGTACATGAGTACAAGAAGTGTTTACAGGCAAATTCTCCAAATTCTAGTGGAAACGTCGAAGGCTCTTTGCAGGGTCGGACCTTTTGGCGTCTATCACAAGGAAAAACTTTGAATTACAAGGTCCGTAATGTACCAGGAGACCGGGATTGTTTCTTTCATGCCGTGAATAAAAGAAATTTAAGCCGCGATAGCCTGATAAAAAAGTTAGAAGCAAAAGCACAAGACAAGGATGTAAGGAAGGCATTTGCATCTGAAATCCGACAATTTCTTTATCTAGGATGCACAGGAGGACATGAAGATTCCGCTGAACAGGAAGCCTTTAAGAATATTGTTGAGGAAGAGTTTCGGGCCTTGATCAAAAAACTTGCTCAAAGTGAAAATATATTGAGAGAACTTATCAATAAGGCCCGCGAAGAATTGGGGAAAGAGGATACTAAAGGTCGAAGGCCCGATGAGTTGTTAGAGCTATTACAAGGTAATGAATCAACACTCGCGCAAGAATTTTCCAACGCCTATCAAACTAGAATGAAGATAGATAAGGAAATTATTAGTTACTGTTCAGATGAATCCATTTACAAAGCATACGTTAAATATTATCTTCAAATAGGACGTGGATATATCCCTTTTGCACGTAGGTTGGAAGGTGAGGATTTTAAGACACCGATAGATATCATTAATGAACTATTTCAGATGAATATTCAGGTGTTTTTGGAGGATAGATCGCGCGTTACAAAGAAGCAGCCAGGTCATCCTATCCCGATTCTTCATAATGGTACCAATCACTTTTTGAGGCTTGAGGAACAAGACCCTCATGTAGTCATGAATCCACGAATCGGTGAAATTATTGATAAAAAGCCTCCCTCAGCTAAACCTAAAGAATTTGAAATGGACCCTTTGTTGCAAGCAGGCTATCGTGGAACAATTTATCAGCTATTAGTGCTTATAGCTAAAATAACGGAACTGTTAGTACAACGCACTTCATTTGAAGCTATGTTTGAGGCAAAAGGCAATGGCAATTTAGACGATATTATCATTGTTCACAAAAACGAAAAAAACATTGATTGTAAATTGCAAGCATTTCAGGTAAAGCATTACGAGGCCAAAATTTCAGCTGAACTTTTTATCAATAAAAAGAATGAGAAAACAAAAAAAAAGAATAGTAAAAATGCAAAAATGCATATAGGAAAATTCTTTCATGGCTGGTTGAGTCTAAAGGAGAAATATCCAACACTAAAGGATGAGGACCGAGAAAGTATCATCTATACTAACACAACCTTGGATTCTACTCTTAATAAATGTGTTAAAAACGATGTTTTTTCCGAAAAATTTATTGAAGGAAAAGAATCCGTTAATTTACAGACTAGAAGAATCAAAGGAAAAAATTTTTATACTATTATAGAGGATCAAGCATGGGACTATCTAAAAGATAAGAAGTTGTATCCAGAAATTGTAGAAAAACGTAAAAAGGCATTATTCCAACAATTTTTGCGTTCCTTCCGTTTTAAAGTAGGTGAAAAAGATTACGATCCTTTAATCAAATCCATTATCGCAAATCTATCAATAATCTGTGATAAGCGCTTTGGGGAAGTCCACCCAGGTCAATTATTCCCTCATTTATACTATGCGATAGGGGAATGGTTTGTACACAATCACAAAGGGTCAAGGAATACATCAGAGCTGACAAATGACATACTGATAGAGTTAATGGATAGCTATCAAATCCGCTTTCATGATGCGGTGAAATTACAGGGAGTGACTGAAGCAACGTTATCGAATATTTCTTATACGTGTGAAAATCAAATCATTAGAAGGAAAGAGCTAGACGAGTTAGAGCACGCGATGAGCAAGCCAGGATTGGTGACGGTTGTCGGAGATAAAGGCATAGGAAAGTCGGGATTGGTCAAACAAGCTCTAGCAAAACGCCTTCCTCTCGAATATCTTTTCATTTCCACCGAAGCACTGATTAAAGATATCAAGCTTAAGAAAAAGATTCTGAAAGTATTAGAACAGGTAGAAATGGTGCGCCTGATTGTACTTGATAGTGCAGAAGCGCTGCTGCCTCCTTTCCCAAAAGATGACGTACAACATCTCCTTCGCTCTCTTTTACAGTCACAGCGCACAGTTATTTTGACCTTAACCCCTATCGCATACGATGAGCTTGCTATTCAACAGGTAAGCCATCGATTGGATGTGCAGCCTTTGCCAATAGAGGCTCTGCTTAAAGTGTTTCCTCAATTGAAACCGTATCAAGAGATCGGTCCCCTCATCGAGCTTGCTAGAATCCCTTTTTATTTAAAAATTATCCTTGAGTTAATTTCTCAAAACCAAGAGGAATTGAATCGCATTGTAAAAGCTAAAAATACGGCATTAGATGCTCAATTAATAAAGCAGGTAGTAAAGGGACGAGACAAAAACTTGGGTAAGGAAAGGCAAATGGTCTGGAAGCAGTTGGCAAGCACGCTAGCTCAATCTCTGGAGAGGACTAGAAATGTTGTTGCCTTGAAGCAAACATCTATTGTAGTGCTCAAAGATGGTAGATACGTTTTTAGCCATGATCTCTTCTTTGAGCATGGTCTGATGGCTTTTTGGCTTGACGATTGGCGCTTATCTTGCATTAAACAAAAGACACTCAATTTCTGGAAAAAACTTCCTAAGTATCTTGAATTTAATAGTCCAATCGCTGTTCTAGCGAAATGGTTCTCCCTTCATAAAGAAAAACTAGAACCAGATCTTTTAGAGCATGCAAAAGAGCTTTCCACAGCTCCTGTTTTTGAGTCTATCGTAGCGATGGCTATTGTGACGGAAGACAAAAAATTGTTAGAAGCCCTTCTAGAACATAGAAATGAAGGACCCATGCAAAAGCGTGCGGTTGACTCAAATGTGATGCTGGCAATTTTTCATAATAGTCCAGAAGCGCTCAAGGCACTCTTCAAGCTAGGCGAGCCTGCTCATCATCCAGAGGCAGGGACTTTACTCCTTCTTTCTGAATCGGCCTGCTATAGTCAGCATCGGCAGAATGCCGATCTCTCTTCCGAAGAAAGTTCTTCCGATGAATCGTCTATCGATTGGGGTGTAAATAGCGAAGATGATTCTTCAGAAGACTTTAGCTACAGCGAGTCAGAAGAAGTTGAAGAAGAATCACCTATGGAAAGGTTCTGCGGACATGTAGCTAAATATTGGTCCGCGGGCTTTTACGAAGAACCCGATTATTTAGATGATGAAGGAGAGTGGATTAAAAATCCATCCTTTCAACCCCTCCCCCGTAATGATACATCATACCTACATCAAGCCGTTTTGTTAAATCGAAGAGACTGCTTATACATACTATTGGATCAATATGAAGAACCGCAGATGATCAATTTTTGCAATGACTGCGAAGAAACACTTCTGCACTTAGGTATATTGGTAGAGGCAACTGATGTGGTGGAGCTTTTGCTTGATAAAGGCGCTTTGGTTAATATGGAGGACTATTGGGGGGAAACGCCCCTACATAATGTGGCCTATACGGGAAATATTCAACTGGCAGAGTTACTTCTACAGAGAGGGGCAAACCCTAATACATTAAGTACAGCCGGATTAACCCCTTTACAAATCGCTGTTGTTCGCTTAGATCTACAAATGGTGAAATTATTTCTAACGTATGAAGGTGATTTATCCATAAAACCCTTCCACTCAGAAGAAATAACAGCCGCGGATCTTTTGGATCATCTCAATTACAACAATCCACAAGAGAAGATGGAGGAGTTTGTGATAGAATTGATTGAAACACTCCATTTCGGTTGGAATCAAGAAATGAATGAAATCGATGAGGACAAGCGAGAAATCGTTGTAGATTTGATGACACTTATTGAACACCGTGCTCAATTATCTGAAGAAGTGCCAGAGTTTGATTATTATGATTCGGAAACAGAACTAGACTACACTCTTAACACATATAATTCAAAAATTGGTGAACTGACATCTGATATTTTAGATGATCCTGAACGCATTGCAAAAGTATTGGAATCAGAGGCAGTTGCTAATCTTAAACAAGACCTTGTAAAGGACTGGCTTGAAGAGGCAGATGAAGAACAGTATCAAAACCTTAAGGATTACGCCGAGGAGTACGATGATCCAGAAACACTCGCATGGATTCAAGAATATGAGCCAGAATCCGAGGAGGATGTTTGA
- a CDS encoding 50S ribosomal protein L11 methyltransferase — MNEIKPFPCFALHVKNETPLDEAWESLQEAGLTPLYIEEDFKAFPRIYILAENELTVKSLLKLFPFIQFVELSELGEIDWQSQWEAHGLNFYDGCVHIDLPHACSSYGKQLKLRPGAGFGDLSHPTTRLIVDMLNDNVWGKEVVDIGCGSGVLALCSVALGAKHVYALDIDPEALKHCQENALLNKMQDKVTISLPQDFILSSLSAPPVILMNMIMTEQQNAWEALKCLHGRHDICLVSGILSEQKQDYIHLAQAWGWKVLKEQEEQGWVSLQFEPSKY, encoded by the coding sequence ATGAATGAGATAAAGCCTTTTCCCTGTTTTGCTTTACATGTTAAAAATGAAACCCCTTTAGATGAAGCATGGGAATCGCTGCAAGAGGCAGGCTTAACCCCTCTTTATATAGAAGAAGATTTTAAAGCTTTTCCTCGCATTTATATTTTGGCAGAGAATGAGCTGACCGTTAAGTCTTTACTTAAGCTTTTCCCTTTCATTCAATTTGTTGAGCTTAGTGAGCTAGGAGAAATTGATTGGCAGTCACAATGGGAAGCTCATGGCCTTAATTTTTATGATGGCTGCGTGCATATTGATTTACCGCATGCCTGCTCTTCTTACGGAAAGCAGCTTAAACTTAGGCCAGGAGCTGGCTTTGGGGACCTTTCTCATCCTACTACCCGATTAATAGTGGATATGTTAAATGATAATGTATGGGGGAAAGAGGTCGTAGATATCGGCTGCGGCAGTGGAGTCTTAGCTTTATGTTCAGTCGCTTTAGGAGCAAAACATGTGTATGCTCTGGACATTGATCCTGAAGCTTTAAAACATTGCCAAGAGAATGCTCTGCTAAATAAGATGCAGGATAAGGTAACCATTAGCCTCCCTCAAGATTTTATACTCTCTTCTCTCTCTGCACCGCCTGTAATTTTAATGAACATGATTATGACTGAGCAGCAGAATGCTTGGGAAGCATTGAAATGTCTTCATGGTCGCCATGATATTTGCCTAGTATCAGGTATCTTATCTGAGCAAAAGCAGGATTACATCCATTTAGCCCAAGCTTGGGGATGGAAAGTGCTTAAAGAGCAAGAGGAACAAGGGTGGGTAAGTCTACAATTTGAACCCTCCAAGTACTAA
- the der gene encoding ribosome biogenesis GTPase Der — protein sequence MICQLNIKIDKVMTHLPKLAIVGRPNVGKSALFNRICKKKIAIVDEAEGITRDRLYSKAEFFGRAFEVIDTGGMDYHSQADFNEHILRQAEVAIEEADTIVMVVDAHLGITKLDKEISKILLKTKKPVCLAVNKIDNGAQEYLLHEFHSLGIKKMISVSAAQGWHMAELLEEAFEDLEQSDLQAEEDLATKVAIVGRPNVGKSSLINFLLDEERCIVSPIPGTTRDSVDVSVTHQEDHFRLIDTAGIRRKHAEHEVVDKFAAIRTERAIERADICVLMLDAQQGMTVQDKKIANKIEESGKGCILVFNKWDLVKGFRMEHCLKDINEEVSFLRHCPKIFMSATTGRNVEKLFEEIKSVQEHSLKRIPTHQLNKFIESALQKNHPPMIGGKRLRIYYMAQVDVQPPKFILFVNYPDLMSESYKKYLYNQFRETYGFLGVPLELYVKGKKKTTFSERKAKSQLQSPAKLQEDDEIVQAYEDFEEEENAL from the coding sequence ATGATTTGCCAACTAAACATTAAAATCGATAAAGTTATGACCCATTTACCTAAACTAGCTATTGTAGGACGACCTAACGTAGGAAAATCCGCTCTTTTTAATCGTATCTGTAAAAAGAAGATCGCCATTGTTGATGAAGCTGAAGGAATTACACGCGATCGTTTGTATAGTAAAGCTGAATTTTTTGGTAGAGCTTTTGAAGTGATCGATACTGGCGGGATGGATTACCATTCGCAAGCAGATTTTAATGAGCATATTTTACGCCAAGCGGAAGTAGCAATTGAAGAAGCCGACACAATTGTAATGGTAGTAGACGCTCATTTGGGAATTACTAAGCTAGATAAAGAAATCTCGAAAATTTTACTAAAAACTAAAAAGCCTGTTTGCTTGGCTGTCAATAAGATTGATAATGGAGCCCAAGAATATCTGTTGCATGAATTTCACTCTCTAGGAATTAAGAAGATGATTTCAGTCTCTGCTGCGCAAGGCTGGCACATGGCTGAGCTTTTAGAGGAAGCTTTTGAAGACCTAGAGCAAAGCGACTTGCAAGCAGAAGAGGATTTGGCTACCAAAGTAGCCATTGTTGGGCGTCCCAATGTAGGGAAATCCTCACTTATTAATTTTTTATTAGATGAAGAGCGGTGCATTGTGAGTCCCATTCCAGGTACGACTAGGGATAGTGTAGATGTCTCTGTAACGCACCAAGAAGATCATTTTCGCCTAATTGATACAGCCGGTATACGACGCAAGCATGCTGAACATGAAGTGGTAGACAAATTTGCAGCTATTCGTACGGAAAGGGCGATTGAACGTGCAGATATTTGTGTGTTGATGTTAGATGCTCAACAGGGCATGACCGTTCAGGATAAGAAGATTGCTAATAAAATTGAAGAAAGTGGCAAAGGATGTATTCTGGTATTTAATAAATGGGATCTGGTCAAAGGTTTTCGTATGGAGCATTGTTTAAAAGATATTAATGAGGAGGTCTCTTTTCTACGCCATTGTCCTAAGATCTTTATGTCGGCTACCACCGGCAGGAATGTTGAAAAGCTCTTTGAAGAAATCAAAAGCGTGCAAGAGCATTCTTTAAAACGTATTCCCACGCATCAGCTTAATAAATTTATTGAAAGCGCGCTACAGAAGAATCATCCTCCCATGATCGGCGGTAAACGCTTAAGGATTTACTACATGGCGCAAGTTGATGTACAGCCCCCCAAGTTCATCCTCTTTGTTAATTATCCTGACCTGATGAGTGAAAGTTATAAGAAATATCTCTATAATCAGTTCCGTGAAACTTATGGATTTTTAGGAGTTCCTTTAGAACTCTATGTAAAAGGAAAGAAAAAAACTACTTTCTCTGAACGAAAGGCCAAAAGTCAGCTTCAGTCTCCTGCAAAGCTTCAAGAAGATGATGAAATCGTACAGGCTTATGAAGATTTTGAAGAAGAAGAAAACGCCTTATAA
- a CDS encoding SulP family inorganic anion transporter, with amino-acid sequence MGANYLSDDISFSLLKREISAYSWNTFRSDAIAALTVALITLPQAMAAALLAGLPLSSGLFAAIYSSILASLLGSSPQLVVGPSNAIAILVQAGTAEVLYHHYREVVGVDRDIIALQILTQLTFLTGFLQIVAAGCKLGRLTQFVSYTVIIGYIVGTALAMVITQSYVLLGLSFMPGVHSLYERGAYLLAQWRSIHIPTTLIGMASLTLLIFLRRTNQRIPAAFLSLIFAAVSVYLLQIPAIGNFIDHFFAFDAQQSVHKILLVEDTGELKNAIPHVKLFFFNTGIMNELLPVSFAIALLSIMETTSAAKSIAAETGHAFSINQEIFGMGMGNLLASFIGAMPISGSASRSNLNATLGAKTRFASIMNSLIVALLLGAFVFFITKIPLTTFAAILLITAANLVNPKQFLVCMKATNSDALVLWATILSCLFFSLDVAFYIGIIISITLYLKKAAIPQLIEYDFDQAGELINLDRSRAHKEKNIRFIKVEGELFFGAADLFQSTLKSITEDDNKTKVIILQLKNARDIDATSCLALQQLNNYLKNSERHLITCGITPPLWDVFCASGIIESLGKENLFVFDERQPQHHMLKALSRAHELVSYSSTSPEVETLFTSLPTAP; translated from the coding sequence ATGGGCGCCAATTACCTTTCAGATGACATCTCCTTTTCTCTTTTAAAGAGGGAAATTTCGGCTTATTCTTGGAACACTTTCCGCAGTGATGCAATCGCTGCTCTAACCGTGGCCTTGATTACTTTGCCTCAAGCGATGGCAGCAGCTCTTCTTGCCGGCCTGCCTTTATCGAGTGGCCTTTTTGCAGCCATCTATTCCTCTATCTTAGCGAGCCTATTAGGATCTTCACCTCAACTTGTCGTAGGCCCTAGTAACGCCATCGCTATTTTGGTACAAGCAGGTACAGCAGAAGTTCTTTATCATCATTATCGTGAAGTGGTGGGGGTAGACCGCGACATTATTGCTCTGCAAATCTTAACTCAGTTAACTTTTTTAACCGGTTTTCTACAGATCGTAGCAGCAGGATGTAAATTAGGAAGGCTTACCCAATTTGTCAGCTATACGGTTATTATAGGATATATTGTCGGCACTGCCCTTGCAATGGTAATTACTCAATCCTACGTTCTGCTAGGCCTCAGCTTCATGCCCGGCGTCCATTCACTGTATGAACGAGGGGCCTATCTTTTAGCTCAATGGCGTAGCATCCATATTCCTACGACTTTGATAGGAATGGCAAGCTTAACCTTGCTTATTTTTTTAAGACGTACCAATCAGCGTATTCCTGCAGCTTTTCTCTCTTTGATCTTTGCTGCTGTAAGCGTTTATCTCCTACAGATTCCTGCTATAGGCAATTTTATTGATCATTTCTTTGCCTTTGATGCCCAGCAATCTGTGCATAAAATTCTTTTAGTAGAAGACACGGGGGAATTAAAAAACGCTATTCCTCATGTTAAGCTATTCTTTTTTAATACCGGGATTATGAATGAATTGCTTCCTGTCTCTTTTGCTATTGCGCTCTTAAGTATCATGGAAACTACTTCGGCTGCCAAATCAATCGCTGCAGAGACAGGCCACGCCTTCTCAATCAATCAAGAGATTTTTGGAATGGGGATGGGTAACCTACTAGCCTCTTTTATTGGAGCCATGCCTATCTCAGGCAGTGCTTCACGCAGTAACCTTAATGCTACCTTGGGAGCCAAAACACGCTTCGCTAGTATTATGAACTCATTAATTGTTGCCTTATTGCTAGGAGCTTTTGTCTTTTTCATCACGAAGATTCCTTTAACAACTTTTGCTGCCATTTTATTAATCACCGCTGCCAATCTTGTAAATCCTAAACAATTCCTTGTATGCATGAAAGCGACTAATTCGGATGCCTTAGTTTTGTGGGCTACCATCTTGTCATGCCTATTCTTTAGTCTAGATGTTGCCTTCTACATTGGTATCATCATTTCGATTACATTATATCTAAAAAAAGCCGCTATTCCACAACTAATCGAATATGATTTTGACCAGGCAGGTGAGCTTATTAACCTCGATAGATCTCGTGCTCATAAAGAAAAAAACATACGTTTCATCAAAGTAGAAGGAGAGCTTTTCTTTGGGGCAGCCGATTTGTTTCAATCCACATTGAAGTCCATTACAGAAGATGATAACAAAACTAAAGTTATCATTTTACAACTAAAAAATGCGCGCGATATTGATGCCACCTCCTGCCTTGCCTTGCAACAGCTGAATAATTATCTTAAAAATTCAGAGCGCCACTTAATCACTTGTGGAATTACGCCTCCTTTATGGGATGTATTTTGTGCCTCAGGGATTATTGAATCGCTAGGTAAGGAAAACCTTTTTGTCTTTGATGAACGGCAGCCTCAGCATCATATGTTAAAGGCTTTATCACGCGCCCATGAACTTGTCAGCTATTCATCAACTTCTCCAGAAGTAGAAACGCTTTTTACAAGCTTACCGACTGCCCCCTAA